The following proteins are encoded in a genomic region of Oceaniferula marina:
- a CDS encoding sulfatase family protein has protein sequence MTARFALILFCLLPCLSTLAKDKPNIVFILADDMSYDSVAANNPASGPLQTPHIDKLVSQGMNFTDAHSGSAVCTPTRYGLLTGRYAWRTRLKRSVLWNWAPPLIEKERLTVAEMLQQQGYATGMVGKWHLGLDWYDKNGKIANDQLKITDASFRKGDAAKRVQETEQNIDFSQAITGGPTDNGFDSYFGVDVPNFPPYIWIANDRLQGLPTASKPKSMFGSAGPMLPGWKLEDILPTLGRKSVEWIHTQSKKDKPFFLYLSLTSPHTPIAPSKTFQGKSGVSHYADFVMETDWVVGQVLEALEQSGTADNTLVIFSCDNGTSAKANFKQLEQHGVDLHHHFKGHKAQIHEGGHRVPFIVRWPGKTQAGSHCDQTICLNDFMATTASLLDVTLPDNAAEDSTNILPLITGQQSSLPQRPLVINHDIQGKFAIRKGPWKLTGNKLFHLKNDPKETSDVAKQHPELVSELKKTLVRYQQQGHSRH, from the coding sequence ATGACTGCGCGCTTTGCCCTCATCCTCTTCTGCCTACTCCCCTGCCTAAGCACCCTGGCCAAGGATAAACCCAACATCGTCTTCATTCTGGCCGATGACATGAGCTACGACTCCGTCGCGGCGAACAACCCGGCATCCGGTCCACTCCAAACCCCACATATCGACAAACTCGTCAGCCAGGGTATGAACTTCACCGACGCCCATTCCGGCTCGGCAGTCTGCACCCCCACCCGCTACGGGCTACTGACAGGTCGCTACGCCTGGCGAACCCGACTCAAGCGCTCCGTTCTCTGGAATTGGGCACCCCCCTTAATCGAAAAAGAACGTCTGACCGTAGCCGAGATGTTACAACAGCAAGGGTATGCCACCGGCATGGTCGGCAAGTGGCACCTCGGACTCGACTGGTACGACAAAAACGGTAAAATAGCCAATGACCAGCTGAAAATCACCGATGCCTCTTTTCGCAAAGGAGACGCCGCCAAACGTGTCCAGGAGACCGAACAAAACATCGACTTCTCCCAGGCCATCACCGGAGGTCCCACCGACAACGGCTTCGATAGCTACTTCGGCGTCGATGTCCCCAATTTTCCACCCTATATCTGGATTGCCAACGACCGGCTCCAAGGGCTCCCGACAGCCAGCAAACCAAAGAGTATGTTTGGCTCAGCCGGCCCGATGCTCCCCGGATGGAAACTCGAAGACATCCTGCCAACGCTCGGTCGAAAATCGGTTGAATGGATTCACACCCAAAGCAAAAAGGATAAGCCGTTTTTTCTCTATCTTTCGCTGACTTCACCGCACACACCCATCGCCCCCAGTAAAACATTCCAAGGAAAAAGCGGAGTCAGCCACTACGCCGACTTTGTCATGGAAACCGACTGGGTTGTCGGCCAAGTCCTCGAGGCATTGGAACAATCCGGCACAGCCGACAACACGCTGGTGATCTTTTCCTGCGACAACGGCACCTCAGCCAAGGCCAATTTCAAACAACTCGAACAGCACGGGGTCGACCTGCACCACCACTTCAAAGGACACAAAGCCCAAATTCACGAAGGTGGACACCGCGTCCCGTTCATCGTCCGCTGGCCCGGAAAAACCCAAGCTGGTAGCCACTGCGACCAAACCATCTGCCTGAATGACTTTATGGCAACCACGGCCTCGCTGCTCGATGTCACCCTGCCTGATAATGCGGCTGAGGACAGCACCAACATCTTGCCGCTCATCACCGGACAACAGTCATCGCTACCCCAGCGTCCCCTCGTCATCAATCACGACATCCAAGGTAAGTTTGCCATCCGTAAAGGCCCGTGGAAACTGACCGGCAACAAACTTTTCCACCTGAAAAATGATCCAAAAGAAACCAGCGACGTTGCCAAGCAACACCCGGAACTGGTCAGCGAACTCAAAAAAACACTCGTGCGCTACCAACAACAGGGGCACTCACGGCATTGA